CATTATTAAAAGAAGAAGTGTTTGGATTGCTATAAATAGAAGTATTGGTCTGTGATTGAAGTCCTCCATATATAACAAATCGATCTTTATCATAAATCTTTTTGAGATAAGAAAAATCCAACCCGACTTTCGCAAAATCATTATTGAGATTGGAAAGTTTATCGGTTTTTAATTCAGATGAAAGATAATCAATCTTAATTTCAAATAGATTTTCTTTTTTACTAGTATGTGTGTAATTTAATTTATACACCGAGCCTTCATACTCATACATCTGCACTGGCGCAAACTCGAGGTTTTTCAAATAGCCAAAATTATAGCCTGTCGAAAATTCCAGCTGGTTCTTTTTTTCGGTAGTTTGTGCTTGAACCGAGACTGCAGACAAAATCGCAGTCGTAAAAATAAGTCGATTTAATTTCATATAAATTGAAATGATTAAGTTGATTATGATGGCAAACCTAAATGAAATAAAAACCGATAAAGTCCAAATATCTTAAGACTGGAGAAATCCGAACTTATTTATTGGTATTCCGAAAACTGTTTGGTGTCATACCTGTAGATTTTTTGAAGGCATTGTGAAATGTTGTCTTCGAAGTGAATCCAGATTCTAATCCTATTGCCAGTAAGCTGTAGTTTTCATAGTCTGAATCTAGAATCATTTCTTTCACGGCTTCGACCCGATAGTTATTTATATAATTGGCAAAGTTATCTCCCGTAATCATATTAATGAGTTGCGAAACATATCCTGCACTTATTCCTAGCTGTTCTGCTACTTTTTCTCTGTTTAGATTGCTATTTTTATAAATTTGATGCTCTTCGCAAAGTATTTCCAGCCTCTTAAAATAAGGGTTTTCTTTTGTAAAGAGATCTAAACCATTTGCATCATTTCCTTTTTTAAGGATTACTTCTTCGACAGATATTTCATCTTCTGACAAAGTCTTTTTATTTAACAGTTCTTCTATTCCTGCTTTATTGTCGGCCAGCCTGTATCTAAACACACCATAATAAGCTGTGCAATGAATTAAAAATGTAGCAAACAATGCCAGAATCTGCATAACATACGAAAGATCATATTCAAAAAGCAAGCCTGTCAGAATAGCCACCATCCAGGAAAGCATTAATAAATAAACCAAAAACCATAAAAAAGTAATCCATTTCTTTTCCTGTTTATCTTTTGAAAATTTAATAAATCCGAAGGTATAAACAGTCATAAAGGGCATAAATACCAGAACAAGATAAAAATCAAAACTTCCAATAGTTTCTATAATGCTTTTAAGAAAATGCGGAATTGTAAAAATATGCGCTACAGCATCGCAGTCATAAAAAACATTTGTAATGGCTGAATATAGAAACGGTGCATACAACCATCGAATCTTTTTCGAATTTCTGATGGGATGATTCAACTGATGTATAACAAACATAAAAATTAAAACAGGAAAGAGAAATGCCCATTCGACATCATCAAGAAAACGCAGAAAAGGTATACTGCTGTAAAGATCAATTATTTCAAAGACGAGGTTAGCAATAAGAATGGAAAGCGTAAATATTGCATAAGCCAAATATTTATTGGCTTTGCTTTTGAACAATGGTGATTTTAAGATAATTGCTCCTAAAACTATTCCTTGAAAAATTGCTGTGTTAAAAAATATTGTAAAGATCAATCTATATAGCTTTTGTTTAAATATACTGATGCTATAATGCTTCCAGTACAAAATTATTTTTAGTCTATTGCCTACATTTTATTTCACGAAACTATACTTAATTCATTTCATTTTATGTTAAAGGAAATACAATTAAAACTAAATAAAAAGACAATTAATAAGATCCAGAATTACAAATCATGAAGCCGCGATTCTTTCATTATTTTAGTTATGGAAAAACCAATTTTTTGCTTCAGTCGAGCAACAATTATATTTGAAAAAATGAGAGCAGGAAATTCAAATAATTATGAAATATTAAATCATTTAAAAATGAGATTTCATTTTCTGAAATTGAACAGTAACTAGAAAAAAACAGGATATTATAAAGTCATAGTTTCTCTTCATTCTTGGTGTTCGAATCCTGTTAAGTTATCGAATGATAAATCAACTATTTATGTTATTTTTCATATAAATATATACACCGATGCAGCTTTTTGTTTTAGAGAAAGAAAATAAAAGCAAAAAATGATTCAAAGTTATTGCATTTAGTAGAAAGAGTAAAAAAAATGGCGTCAATTGTCTTCAATTGACGCCATTTGGCTGTGGTGACCTCGACTGGACAAATTTCTATAAATTTTATGGAGGATTTGAAGAGATTGGCCTATCATATATAGTGTCTGTCTTTTACTGGCATCAGAAATTTGGTTTGGATGTCCTGTTGAGGATCCATATGTTTTTCGGTATAAGAATAAGTGAATGAAAAATGTTTCTATTCAAAAGTTATTAATCTTGATAGACGAATATTGAGCCGAATTAAAGTTGTGCATATGTTGAGAAAGAATCAGATGATTGAACCAAGGATAACTATGTTTAAATCATTCTATAAATTGGCGGGCTAACTTTTAAATTACTTAAATTCTTATATTTGATTCTGACAGATACTACAGAACCTCAGTTTTTTCAATCAAAAACTTTTACTAGCACTAAGTTTTGCAAATAATTAACGTACTTTTGGTTTAACTAAAAGGTTATTTATAAAAGTAAAATATGAAAAAAATTATTGTTAGTATGTTTGTTCTAAGTCAATGTTTTAATGTACATGGACAATCGATTGATAAAATTATTACGAACAAGGAAGTAACTCGTATAGAGAAAATACTTTCGGCTGATGATATGCAGGGTAGGAGAACTTTTACTCCCGGTATTGACAAAGCATCTGCCTTTATAGAATCAGAGTTTAAAGAAATTGGTTTGCAAACTTTTAATGCAGCAACAAATTACAGACAAGAATTTTCGATGACTACTTCTAAAGCAGTTTCTTCAAAAATTACTATTGATGGCAAAGAAATAAATAATAATCAAGTTGTAACATTCTCATACCTTCCTCAAGTTTCTTTAACTGAAAAAAGCCATATTTCTATTGTAAAAATCACTAAAGGGGATAACATTGGCGAGAAATTTAGTGAATATTATAAAAGTCCGAAAAATATTTTGGTACTAGTTGATCCTTCATTTGATAGTGTTTTACCGAATATTCAACATATTGATCGAGTAAATGCTAATCCAGGAAACAATACGATTATGTTTGTTTTTGGTACCATAGAAGCGACTACTTTTTCTGTTGAATTAACGAATGTAATCTCCAAAAAAACATTGAATAATGTTGTTGGAATATTACCCGGAAAAACTAAACCAAATGAGTATGTGATTTTTTCAGGACATTATGATCATTTAGGAGTAGGCTCTCCCAAAGAAGGTGCTCCGCATCCTGCAACAGATTCTATTTATAATGGTGCTAATGATGATGCCGCGGGAACAACATCAGTAATTATGCTTGCGAAATATTTTAAAAAACAAAATAACAACGAGCGTACTATTATTTTTACCACATTCGTAGCTGAAGAAATAGGTGGTTATGGAGCCAAATATTTTTCTAAACAGCTTGCGCCAGAAAAAGTGATTGCGATGTTCAATATTGAAATGATAGGTACAGAATCTAAATGGGGTAAAAACTCTGCTTACATTACAGGCTACGAAAAGTCGAATATGGGGCAGATTTTACAAACTAATTTAACAGGAACAAGTTTTACATTTTATTCAGATCCTTATCCAGAACAACAATTATTTTACCGCTCAGACAATGCTACGTTAGCCAAGCTTGGAGTTCCTGCTCATACCATTTCTACTTCAAAAATGGATAGTGAGCTAACGTATCACACAGTCGATGATGAATTTGAAACGTTAGATATTGATAACATGACCCAAATAATAAAATCAATCGCATTAAGTTCTTCTTCGATTATTAGTGGAAAAGATACGCCAACAAGAGTTGATACTACTCAATTGAAATAATATAAGTAAATTATAAAAAATCGAAAAAGCACTGAAGATGATCGATTTTCAGTGCTTTTTTATTATTTACCTTGTTCTGATATACTATAAATATCAATTAGTATATTTTATAAGTTTTTTTTTTAAAATCTAAAGAGCTGTTTTG
This genomic window from Flavobacterium sp. 9 contains:
- a CDS encoding AraC family transcriptional regulator, yielding MIFTIFFNTAIFQGIVLGAIILKSPLFKSKANKYLAYAIFTLSILIANLVFEIIDLYSSIPFLRFLDDVEWAFLFPVLIFMFVIHQLNHPIRNSKKIRWLYAPFLYSAITNVFYDCDAVAHIFTIPHFLKSIIETIGSFDFYLVLVFMPFMTVYTFGFIKFSKDKQEKKWITFLWFLVYLLMLSWMVAILTGLLFEYDLSYVMQILALFATFLIHCTAYYGVFRYRLADNKAGIEELLNKKTLSEDEISVEEVILKKGNDANGLDLFTKENPYFKRLEILCEEHQIYKNSNLNREKVAEQLGISAGYVSQLINMITGDNFANYINNYRVEAVKEMILDSDYENYSLLAIGLESGFTSKTTFHNAFKKSTGMTPNSFRNTNK
- a CDS encoding M20/M25/M40 family metallo-hydrolase; this translates as MKKIIVSMFVLSQCFNVHGQSIDKIITNKEVTRIEKILSADDMQGRRTFTPGIDKASAFIESEFKEIGLQTFNAATNYRQEFSMTTSKAVSSKITIDGKEINNNQVVTFSYLPQVSLTEKSHISIVKITKGDNIGEKFSEYYKSPKNILVLVDPSFDSVLPNIQHIDRVNANPGNNTIMFVFGTIEATTFSVELTNVISKKTLNNVVGILPGKTKPNEYVIFSGHYDHLGVGSPKEGAPHPATDSIYNGANDDAAGTTSVIMLAKYFKKQNNNERTIIFTTFVAEEIGGYGAKYFSKQLAPEKVIAMFNIEMIGTESKWGKNSAYITGYEKSNMGQILQTNLTGTSFTFYSDPYPEQQLFYRSDNATLAKLGVPAHTISTSKMDSELTYHTVDDEFETLDIDNMTQIIKSIALSSSSIISGKDTPTRVDTTQLK